Proteins co-encoded in one Fusarium musae strain F31 chromosome 3, whole genome shotgun sequence genomic window:
- a CDS encoding hypothetical protein (EggNog:ENOG41) — MTDNSRDLRSLSTLAGKTVIITGGANGIGAETVKLFNSYGANTVIADLERTRAAAESVIRSLQHPSSALFISVNVLVWDEMRALFSQCISHFGNIDIVVANAGIMESTSLFDIENVDEQGELRESIEGFRVIDVNLKGTINTLRLALHHMQHNEPSSSDGLRGSVVLVTSTSGYFGTTGVGAYITSKHGLTGLLRASQRIARGLTIGVNAVAPFFTPTSTFKELAEEWKRSGLKSNTLGDVAQAIALAATQNESGKCYMVAGRKSVEVENSRSALIEQWLGRETAGLLGSASKLFEDKGYPLPKGHEKPST; from the exons ATGACTGACAACAGTCGCGACCTGCGCTCACTCAGTACCCTCGCGGGCAAAACCGTGATCATAACAGGCGGCGCAAATGGTATAGGAGCCGAGACTGTGAAGCTGTTCAACTCATATGGAGCGAATACAGTCATTGCCGATCTTGAGCGCACTCGTGCTGCGGCCGAATCGGTTATTCGATCCTTGCAGCATCCCTCCTCTGCGCTGTTCATCAGCGTCAACGTTCTCGTCTGGGATGAAATGAGAGCTCTTTTTTCTCAATGCATATCGCACTTCGGTAATATCGACATTGTGGTAGCCAATGCCGGCATAATGGAGAGCACAAGTCTTTTCGATATCGAAAACGTCGATGAACAGGGGGAATTGCGCGAATCAATAGAAGGGTTTCGTGTGATTGATGTCAACCTCAAGGGAACCATCAATA CGTTGCGGCTTGCACTGCATCACATGCAGCACAACGAACCAAGTTCTTCTGATGGTCTGAGAGGATCAGTAGTTCTTGTCACTTCAACGTCAGGATATTTCGGGACTACTGGCGTCGGTGCATATATCACATCGAAGCACGGACTCACAGGTCTACTTCGAGCATCGCAACGAATTGCTCGGGGTCTTACCATCGGAGTCAATGCTGTTGCTCCGTTCTTCACACCAACATCTACGTTCAAAGAGTTGGCTGAGGAATGGAAACGTTCGGGCCTTAAATCGAATACCCTAGGAGACGTCGCTCAGGCTATCGCCCTTGCCGCTACACAGAATGAATCTGGAAAATGCTACATG GTTGCCGGGCGAAAGTCGGTAGAGGTCGAAAATAGCAGAAGCGCACTTATTGAACAATGGCTTGG